A segment of the Aureliella helgolandensis genome:
TTCAACGTTGCAAGCGAGTGGTCGGGAACATAGCTCATGCCCAATGCTTCCAGGCCTTGGCGTAGTTGTAGATGCATTTCGCGGTGTCGGTCGATGCGGTTTTCCAACCCCTCTTCTTGAACAATGGCCAATGCTTCACGGAGTGCGTAAACCATATTGATGGGAGCGGTGTGGTGGTAGGCGCGACCACCGCCACCGGTGTAGTAGTTCTTCAGCATCGAGACATCGAGATACCAACTTTGAACTTTCGTTTTTCGAGCATCCATTTTTTCCAGAGCGAGTGGTGAAAATGAAACGGGGCTCAATCCAGGAGGGCAAGACAAACACTTCTGAGTGCCAGAGTAGATTGCATCAATACCCCAGGCATCGACTTTCAACTCGTGGCCTCCCAGTGAAGTCACTGCGTCGACCGCCAGCAGCATTCCTGCCGCATGGAGTAGGTCACCGATGCCGGTCAAATCTTGGAGAGCGCCGGTGGACGTTTCAGCATGCACAATCCCCAGCAATTTAGCCTTGGGGTGCTTTTGAACCGCGTCGGCGATCTGTTCTAGCGAGAACGATTTGCCCCAGGGGATTTCAAGCGTATGGACCGTGGCGCCGGCACGCTGCATATTATCCTTCATGCGACCGCCGAAGACGCCATTGATGCAAACGATGACCTCATCTCCAGGTTCGATGAGATTCACCACCACCGCTTCCATGCCGGCCATGCCTGTCCCCGAAACAGGGAAGGTTAGGGCATTCTCCGTTTGAAACGTGTCGCGCAGAAGTTGGCACGTCTCGTCCATGTAGCCTATGTACTGAGGGTCTAAGTGGCCTAGCGTCGGCGCACTCAAGGCTTGCAGAATCCGGGCTGGCACAGTACTCGGTCCGGGGCCCATCAACATCCGTTCTCGTGGAGCTAGTTGCGATACCATGATGTTTATCTACTTTCTTGTCGGATCGTTTGGAACAGAGGAAGGCTGAATTTCGGTAACTGGCTACTGGCGCTCGAGCCAATTGAACCCACTCATCTCAGCCAGGGCGAGGGTCAGAGCATGGGTTCCATTTTTCCGCCAGCCCTTGGATTGCACCGACTGGTAAAGTTGTTCGGCAAGTGCTAGGCCGGGCAGGCAGAGTCCCATGCGGCGACTCTCTGCCAAAGCGATTCCCATGTCTTTCACAAAATGCTCGACGAAGAAGCCTGGATCAAAATTATTCGCCATGATTCTGGGTCCCAAATTGGTCAACGACCAGCTACCAGCGGCTCCCGAACTGACCGATTTCATGACGGTCTCCAAGTCGAGTCCTGCTCGGTAGCCGTAGACGAGGGCTTCGCAAATGCCCAGCATGCCGGCTGCGATTAGCGTTTGGTTCACCATTTTAGTATGTTGTCCGCAACCGGCGGGCCCCTGATGCACAATCGTCTTCCCCATGGCTTGCCAACAGGGTTGTAGCGCGCTGACGACTTCGGCATCGCCACCGATCATGATCGACAATGTTCCTTC
Coding sequences within it:
- a CDS encoding pyridoxal-phosphate-dependent aminotransferase family protein; protein product: MVSQLAPRERMLMGPGPSTVPARILQALSAPTLGHLDPQYIGYMDETCQLLRDTFQTENALTFPVSGTGMAGMEAVVVNLIEPGDEVIVCINGVFGGRMKDNMQRAGATVHTLEIPWGKSFSLEQIADAVQKHPKAKLLGIVHAETSTGALQDLTGIGDLLHAAGMLLAVDAVTSLGGHELKVDAWGIDAIYSGTQKCLSCPPGLSPVSFSPLALEKMDARKTKVQSWYLDVSMLKNYYTGGGGRAYHHTAPINMVYALREALAIVQEEGLENRIDRHREMHLQLRQGLEALGMSYVPDHSLATLNCVTLPEGIDDAAIRSRLLNEFDIEIGGGLGQFAGKAWRIGLMGHAATQRNVTTLLAALRTCIG
- a CDS encoding NAD(P)-dependent oxidoreductase — its product is MKAISPSSTRIGWIGTGVMGASMCGHLLQQGFATTVYSRTKEKAQPLLDLGAQWAASPQAVAQQSDLIFSIVGFPQDVRQVLLDPDTGALAGCQPGNVLIDMTTSQPSLAEEIYTTAKQRGVHALDAPVSGGDKGAREGTLSIMIGGDAEVVSALQPCWQAMGKTIVHQGPAGCGQHTKMVNQTLIAAGMLGICEALVYGYRAGLDLETVMKSVSSGAAGSWSLTNLGPRIMANNFDPGFFVEHFVKDMGIALAESRRMGLCLPGLALAEQLYQSVQSKGWRKNGTHALTLALAEMSGFNWLERQ